A genomic segment from Anticarsia gemmatalis isolate Benzon Research Colony breed Stoneville strain chromosome 12, ilAntGemm2 primary, whole genome shotgun sequence encodes:
- the Tip60 gene encoding histone acetyltransferase Tip60 isoform X3: MNDNDDELTTFCDSAASLVEGCRLPVRMQGGDDWPLAEIISIKEIRGQRGYYVHYVDFNKRLDEWVGESWLDTRKVQFPRRDGVATGGTTTPKKTHIGSGGGVMPNFINDTVCNESQKSSITTNRPAIAPQPPPTIQPIQPKIPEKTHFNALNGSAPKNALGVIAGEPRQLVSRPASPTLGNDSSSLVNGGAVLAAALQKKINRKRKAPSIDNNEEPKQNSKTFQSEPVPSVETEGSETTASGTATPTTRPRQSGSMVAHGHDDLVTRMKNIEMIELGRNRIRPWYFAPYPQEMVNLPCIYICEFCLKYRKSKKCLERHLIKCKLKHPPGNEIYRKGSISFFEIDGRKNKCYAQNLCLLAKLFLDHKTLYYDTDPFLFYVMTEFDARGFHIVGYFSKEKESTEDYNVACILTLPPYQRKGYGKLLIEFSYELSKFEGKTGSPEKPLSDLGLLSYRSYWAQTILDILTHIKPVGDNEKPIITINEICELTSIKKEDVISTLQNLNLINYYKGQYIISVNEQHEKAMETRTLRIDPKCLHWTPKDWSKRAKCV; this comes from the exons ATGAACGACAACGATGATGAACTCACCACATTTTGTGATTCAGCG GCATCTCTTGTGGAAGGATGCCGTTTACCAGTTCGAATGCAAGGTGGAGATGACTGGCCACTAGCTGAGATTATAAGTATTAAGGAAATACGTGGACAGAGGGGCTATTATGTGCATTATGTTGACT TCAACAAACGTTTGGACGAGTGGGTTGGAGAATCATGGCTGGACACAAGAAAAGTTCAGTTCCCTCGGAGAGATGGCGTTGCGACCGGAGGTACCACTACACCTAAGAAGACTCATATCGGATCAGGAGGTGGCGTCATGCCTAATTTTATTA ATGATACTGTCTGCAATGAAAGTCAGAAGTCTAGTATCACTACAAATAGGCCCGCTATTGCGCCCCAACCACCTCCGACAATACAGCCAATCCAACCTAAAATACCTGAAAAGACCCATTTTAATGCACTCAATGGTTCCGCACCAAAAAATGCACTTG GTGTTATAGCCGGTGAGCCGCGACAACTGGTCTCTCGACCGGCTAGTCCGACCCTCGGGAACGATTCGTCGTCCCTCGTCAATGGCGGCGCCGTATTAGCGGCCGCgctacaaaagaaaattaacagGAAACGGAAAGCACCGTCTATTGATAATAATGAG GAACCTAAACAAAATTCAAAGACATTTCAATCGGAGCCCGTGCCGTCTGTGGAGACGGAAGGTAGTGAGACGACCGCCAGTGGTACGGCCACGCCCACGACGCGACCGCGACAGTCTGGCAGTATGGTGGCACATGGACACGATGACCTGGTCACACGGATGAAGAATATTGAAATGATTGAACTAGGCCGGAATAGGATAAGGCCGTGGTACTTCGCGCCCTACCCACAG GAAATGGTGAATCTACCCTGTATTTACATTTGCGAATTCTGTTTGAAatatagaaaaagtaaaaagtgcCTAGAAAGACATCTg ATAAAATGCAAGCTAAAACACCCTCCCGGCAACGAGATCTATCGCAAAGGCAGCATATCGTTCTTCGAGATCGACGGTCGGAAGAACAAGTGTTACGCTCAGAACCTGTGCCTGCTCGCCAAGCTGTTCCTCGACCACAAGACACTGTACTACGACACGGACCCCTTCTTGTTTTATGTTATGACTGAATTTGACGCCAGAG GATTTCATATAGTAGGATACTTTTCAAAAGAGAAAGAGAGCACAGAAGATTACAACGTAGCTTGTATATTGACACTGCCCCCATATCAACGAAAAGGTTATGGAAAACTTCTCATAGAATTTA gttaCGAATTGTCAAAGTTTGAAGGGAAGACCGGATCGCCAGAGAAACCACTATCAGATCTTGGGCTCCTCTCGTACCGTAGTTATTGGGCACAAACTATACTGGATATACTCACACACATCAAACCGGTCGGGGACAACGAAAAACCTATCATTACTATCAA TGAAATCTGCGAGCTGACCAGTATAAAGAAAGAGGACGTAATAAGTACACTCCAGAACTTAAACTTAATCAACTACTACAAGGGCCAGTACATTATATCCGTCAATGAG CAACATGAAAAAGCAATGGAAACAAGGACACTACGTATCGACCCCAAATGTTTGCATTGGACGCCAAAAGATTGGTCCAAACGTGCCAAATG CGTTTGA
- the Tip60 gene encoding histone acetyltransferase Tip60 isoform X1, translating into MNDNDDELTTFCDSAASLVEGCRLPVRMQGGDDWPLAEIISIKEIRGQRGYYVHYVDFNKRLDEWVGESWLDTRKVQFPRRDGVATGGTTTPKKTHIGSGGGVMPNFINDTVCNESQKSSITTNRPAIAPQPPPTIQPIQPKIPEKTHFNALNGSAPKNALGVIAGEPRQLVSRPASPTLGNDSSSLVNGGAVLAAALQKKINRKRKAPSIDNNEEPKQNSKTFQSEPVPSVETEGSETTASGTATPTTRPRQSGSMVAHGHDDLVTRMKNIEMIELGRNRIRPWYFAPYPQEMVNLPCIYICEFCLKYRKSKKCLERHLIKCKLKHPPGNEIYRKGSISFFEIDGRKNKCYAQNLCLLAKLFLDHKTLYYDTDPFLFYVMTEFDARGFHIVGYFSKEKESTEDYNVACILTLPPYQRKGYGKLLIEFSYELSKFEGKTGSPEKPLSDLGLLSYRSYWAQTILDILTHIKPVGDNEKPIITINEICELTSIKKEDVISTLQNLNLINYYKGQYIISVNEETLQQHEKAMETRTLRIDPKCLHWTPKDWSKRAKCV; encoded by the exons ATGAACGACAACGATGATGAACTCACCACATTTTGTGATTCAGCG GCATCTCTTGTGGAAGGATGCCGTTTACCAGTTCGAATGCAAGGTGGAGATGACTGGCCACTAGCTGAGATTATAAGTATTAAGGAAATACGTGGACAGAGGGGCTATTATGTGCATTATGTTGACT TCAACAAACGTTTGGACGAGTGGGTTGGAGAATCATGGCTGGACACAAGAAAAGTTCAGTTCCCTCGGAGAGATGGCGTTGCGACCGGAGGTACCACTACACCTAAGAAGACTCATATCGGATCAGGAGGTGGCGTCATGCCTAATTTTATTA ATGATACTGTCTGCAATGAAAGTCAGAAGTCTAGTATCACTACAAATAGGCCCGCTATTGCGCCCCAACCACCTCCGACAATACAGCCAATCCAACCTAAAATACCTGAAAAGACCCATTTTAATGCACTCAATGGTTCCGCACCAAAAAATGCACTTG GTGTTATAGCCGGTGAGCCGCGACAACTGGTCTCTCGACCGGCTAGTCCGACCCTCGGGAACGATTCGTCGTCCCTCGTCAATGGCGGCGCCGTATTAGCGGCCGCgctacaaaagaaaattaacagGAAACGGAAAGCACCGTCTATTGATAATAATGAG GAACCTAAACAAAATTCAAAGACATTTCAATCGGAGCCCGTGCCGTCTGTGGAGACGGAAGGTAGTGAGACGACCGCCAGTGGTACGGCCACGCCCACGACGCGACCGCGACAGTCTGGCAGTATGGTGGCACATGGACACGATGACCTGGTCACACGGATGAAGAATATTGAAATGATTGAACTAGGCCGGAATAGGATAAGGCCGTGGTACTTCGCGCCCTACCCACAG GAAATGGTGAATCTACCCTGTATTTACATTTGCGAATTCTGTTTGAAatatagaaaaagtaaaaagtgcCTAGAAAGACATCTg ATAAAATGCAAGCTAAAACACCCTCCCGGCAACGAGATCTATCGCAAAGGCAGCATATCGTTCTTCGAGATCGACGGTCGGAAGAACAAGTGTTACGCTCAGAACCTGTGCCTGCTCGCCAAGCTGTTCCTCGACCACAAGACACTGTACTACGACACGGACCCCTTCTTGTTTTATGTTATGACTGAATTTGACGCCAGAG GATTTCATATAGTAGGATACTTTTCAAAAGAGAAAGAGAGCACAGAAGATTACAACGTAGCTTGTATATTGACACTGCCCCCATATCAACGAAAAGGTTATGGAAAACTTCTCATAGAATTTA gttaCGAATTGTCAAAGTTTGAAGGGAAGACCGGATCGCCAGAGAAACCACTATCAGATCTTGGGCTCCTCTCGTACCGTAGTTATTGGGCACAAACTATACTGGATATACTCACACACATCAAACCGGTCGGGGACAACGAAAAACCTATCATTACTATCAA TGAAATCTGCGAGCTGACCAGTATAAAGAAAGAGGACGTAATAAGTACACTCCAGAACTTAAACTTAATCAACTACTACAAGGGCCAGTACATTATATCCGTCAATGAG GAAACGTTACAGCAACATGAAAAAGCAATGGAAACAAGGACACTACGTATCGACCCCAAATGTTTGCATTGGACGCCAAAAGATTGGTCCAAACGTGCCAAATG CGTTTGA
- the LOC142976888 gene encoding brachyurin-like yields the protein MKVLIVLALAAVACANAVPTAAGTPGYSIIENHLIPLGEKVRKAEEELSKGRIAGGIPSNLGEFPYQAGLLANFIDVNGTGICGGSLVSSNRVITAAHCWFDGVHQAWRLTVVLGSVTIYSGGVRQQTSVVAMHPQWNPDLIRDDVAVIYLPTPVAFSSTISPIALPSGNELSQNFAGASAIASGFGLTGDGAEITIEQFLSHVTLNVLPHRTCSFAFPFVFQSSNICTSGAGGVSTCRGDSGGPLVVNSNGRRILIGVTSFGLAFGCELGYPAVFARTTSYINFFNQHIA from the exons ATGAAGGTGCTGATTGTTTTAGCTTTGGCGGCTGTTGCCTGCGCAAATGCCGTTCCTACGGCTGCAGGAACCCCTGGGTACAGTATCATTGAGAATCACTTGATCCCATTGGGTGAGAAGGTTCGCAAAGCAGAGGAAGAGTTGAGCAAAGGCAGGATCGCTGGAGGTATACCCTCTAACCTCGGAGAATTCCCCTACCAG GCTGGTCTTTTGGCTAACTTCATCGACGTCAACGGCACTGGTATCTGCGGTGGTTCCCTAGTGAGCTCCAACCGTGTGATCACTGCCGCCCACTGTTGGTTCGACGGCGTCCACCAAGCGTGGAGACTCACCGTTGTTCTCGGCTCCGTCACCATTTACTCCGGAGGCGTGAGGCAGCAGACCAGCGTGGTTGCCATGCACCCACAGTGGAACCCAGACCTTATTCGCGATGATGTCGCCGTGATTTACCTTCCGACCCCTGTTGCTTTCTCAA GCACCATTTCTCCTATTGCCTTGCCGAGCGGTAACGAGCTGAGCCAGAACTTTGCTGGTGCCAGCGCTATTGCTTCTGGCTTTGGATTGACCGGTGATG GTGCTGAAATCACTATTGAACAGTTCCTCAGCCACGTAACATTGAACGTGCTGCCTCATCGTACTTGCTCGTTCGCCTTCCCCTTTGTATTCCAGAGCTCCAACATCTGCACAAGCGGAGCTGGTGGTGTGAGCACTTGCAGAGGTGACTCTGGTGGTCCTCTTGTTGTCAACAGCAATGGCAGACGTATCTTG ATTGGAGTGACATCCTTCGGTCTTGCCTTCGGTTGCGAGCTCGGCTACCCCGCCGTCTTCGCTCGCACTACCTCATACATCAACTTCTTCAATCAGCACATCgcttaa
- the Tip60 gene encoding histone acetyltransferase Tip60 isoform X2 gives MNDNDDELTTFCDSAASLVEGCRLPVRMQGGDDWPLAEIISIKEIRGQRGYYVHYVDFNKRLDEWVGESWLDTRKVQFPRRDGVATGGTTTPKKTHIGSGGGVMPNFINDTVCNESQKSSITTNRPAIAPQPPPTIQPIQPKIPEKTHFNALNGSAPKNALGVIAGEPRQLVSRPASPTLGNDSSSLVNGGAVLAAALQKKINRKRKAPSIDNNEEPKQNSKTFQSEPVPSVETEGSETTASGTATPTTRPRQSGSMVAHGHDDLVTRMKNIEMIELGRNRIRPWYFAPYPQEMVNLPCIYICEFCLKYRKSKKCLERHLIKCKLKHPPGNEIYRKGSISFFEIDGRKNKCYAQNLCLLAKLFLDHKTLYYDTDPFLFYVMTEFDARGFHIVGYFSKEKESTEDYNVACILTLPPYQRKGYGKLLIEFSYELSKFEGKTGSPEKPLSDLGLLSYRSYWAQTILDILTHIKPVGDNEKPIITINEICELTSIKKEDVISTLQNLNLINYYKGQYIISVNEETLQQHEKAMETRTLRIDPKCLHWTPKDWSKRAKW, from the exons ATGAACGACAACGATGATGAACTCACCACATTTTGTGATTCAGCG GCATCTCTTGTGGAAGGATGCCGTTTACCAGTTCGAATGCAAGGTGGAGATGACTGGCCACTAGCTGAGATTATAAGTATTAAGGAAATACGTGGACAGAGGGGCTATTATGTGCATTATGTTGACT TCAACAAACGTTTGGACGAGTGGGTTGGAGAATCATGGCTGGACACAAGAAAAGTTCAGTTCCCTCGGAGAGATGGCGTTGCGACCGGAGGTACCACTACACCTAAGAAGACTCATATCGGATCAGGAGGTGGCGTCATGCCTAATTTTATTA ATGATACTGTCTGCAATGAAAGTCAGAAGTCTAGTATCACTACAAATAGGCCCGCTATTGCGCCCCAACCACCTCCGACAATACAGCCAATCCAACCTAAAATACCTGAAAAGACCCATTTTAATGCACTCAATGGTTCCGCACCAAAAAATGCACTTG GTGTTATAGCCGGTGAGCCGCGACAACTGGTCTCTCGACCGGCTAGTCCGACCCTCGGGAACGATTCGTCGTCCCTCGTCAATGGCGGCGCCGTATTAGCGGCCGCgctacaaaagaaaattaacagGAAACGGAAAGCACCGTCTATTGATAATAATGAG GAACCTAAACAAAATTCAAAGACATTTCAATCGGAGCCCGTGCCGTCTGTGGAGACGGAAGGTAGTGAGACGACCGCCAGTGGTACGGCCACGCCCACGACGCGACCGCGACAGTCTGGCAGTATGGTGGCACATGGACACGATGACCTGGTCACACGGATGAAGAATATTGAAATGATTGAACTAGGCCGGAATAGGATAAGGCCGTGGTACTTCGCGCCCTACCCACAG GAAATGGTGAATCTACCCTGTATTTACATTTGCGAATTCTGTTTGAAatatagaaaaagtaaaaagtgcCTAGAAAGACATCTg ATAAAATGCAAGCTAAAACACCCTCCCGGCAACGAGATCTATCGCAAAGGCAGCATATCGTTCTTCGAGATCGACGGTCGGAAGAACAAGTGTTACGCTCAGAACCTGTGCCTGCTCGCCAAGCTGTTCCTCGACCACAAGACACTGTACTACGACACGGACCCCTTCTTGTTTTATGTTATGACTGAATTTGACGCCAGAG GATTTCATATAGTAGGATACTTTTCAAAAGAGAAAGAGAGCACAGAAGATTACAACGTAGCTTGTATATTGACACTGCCCCCATATCAACGAAAAGGTTATGGAAAACTTCTCATAGAATTTA gttaCGAATTGTCAAAGTTTGAAGGGAAGACCGGATCGCCAGAGAAACCACTATCAGATCTTGGGCTCCTCTCGTACCGTAGTTATTGGGCACAAACTATACTGGATATACTCACACACATCAAACCGGTCGGGGACAACGAAAAACCTATCATTACTATCAA TGAAATCTGCGAGCTGACCAGTATAAAGAAAGAGGACGTAATAAGTACACTCCAGAACTTAAACTTAATCAACTACTACAAGGGCCAGTACATTATATCCGTCAATGAG GAAACGTTACAGCAACATGAAAAAGCAATGGAAACAAGGACACTACGTATCGACCCCAAATGTTTGCATTGGACGCCAAAAGATTGGTCCAAACGTGCCAAATG
- the Tip60 gene encoding histone acetyltransferase Tip60 isoform X4, translated as MNDNDDELTTFCDSAASLVEGCRLPVRMQGGDDWPLAEIISIKEIRGQRGYYVHYVDFNKRLDEWVGESWLDTRKVQFPRRDGVATGGTTTPKKTHIGSGGGVMPNFINDTVCNESQKSSITTNRPAIAPQPPPTIQPIQPKIPEKTHFNALNGSAPKNALGVIAGEPRQLVSRPASPTLGNDSSSLVNGGAVLAAALQKKINRKRKAPSIDNNEEPKQNSKTFQSEPVPSVETEGSETTASGTATPTTRPRQSGSMVAHGHDDLVTRMKNIEMIELGRNRIRPWYFAPYPQEMVNLPCIYICEFCLKYRKSKKCLERHLIKCKLKHPPGNEIYRKGSISFFEIDGRKNKCYAQNLCLLAKLFLDHKTLYYDTDPFLFYVMTEFDARGFHIVGYFSKEKESTEDYNVACILTLPPYQRKGYGKLLIEFSYELSKFEGKTGSPEKPLSDLGLLSYRSYWAQTILDILTHIKPVGDNEKPIITINEICELTSIKKEDVISTLQNLNLINYYKGQYIISVNEQHEKAMETRTLRIDPKCLHWTPKDWSKRAKW; from the exons ATGAACGACAACGATGATGAACTCACCACATTTTGTGATTCAGCG GCATCTCTTGTGGAAGGATGCCGTTTACCAGTTCGAATGCAAGGTGGAGATGACTGGCCACTAGCTGAGATTATAAGTATTAAGGAAATACGTGGACAGAGGGGCTATTATGTGCATTATGTTGACT TCAACAAACGTTTGGACGAGTGGGTTGGAGAATCATGGCTGGACACAAGAAAAGTTCAGTTCCCTCGGAGAGATGGCGTTGCGACCGGAGGTACCACTACACCTAAGAAGACTCATATCGGATCAGGAGGTGGCGTCATGCCTAATTTTATTA ATGATACTGTCTGCAATGAAAGTCAGAAGTCTAGTATCACTACAAATAGGCCCGCTATTGCGCCCCAACCACCTCCGACAATACAGCCAATCCAACCTAAAATACCTGAAAAGACCCATTTTAATGCACTCAATGGTTCCGCACCAAAAAATGCACTTG GTGTTATAGCCGGTGAGCCGCGACAACTGGTCTCTCGACCGGCTAGTCCGACCCTCGGGAACGATTCGTCGTCCCTCGTCAATGGCGGCGCCGTATTAGCGGCCGCgctacaaaagaaaattaacagGAAACGGAAAGCACCGTCTATTGATAATAATGAG GAACCTAAACAAAATTCAAAGACATTTCAATCGGAGCCCGTGCCGTCTGTGGAGACGGAAGGTAGTGAGACGACCGCCAGTGGTACGGCCACGCCCACGACGCGACCGCGACAGTCTGGCAGTATGGTGGCACATGGACACGATGACCTGGTCACACGGATGAAGAATATTGAAATGATTGAACTAGGCCGGAATAGGATAAGGCCGTGGTACTTCGCGCCCTACCCACAG GAAATGGTGAATCTACCCTGTATTTACATTTGCGAATTCTGTTTGAAatatagaaaaagtaaaaagtgcCTAGAAAGACATCTg ATAAAATGCAAGCTAAAACACCCTCCCGGCAACGAGATCTATCGCAAAGGCAGCATATCGTTCTTCGAGATCGACGGTCGGAAGAACAAGTGTTACGCTCAGAACCTGTGCCTGCTCGCCAAGCTGTTCCTCGACCACAAGACACTGTACTACGACACGGACCCCTTCTTGTTTTATGTTATGACTGAATTTGACGCCAGAG GATTTCATATAGTAGGATACTTTTCAAAAGAGAAAGAGAGCACAGAAGATTACAACGTAGCTTGTATATTGACACTGCCCCCATATCAACGAAAAGGTTATGGAAAACTTCTCATAGAATTTA gttaCGAATTGTCAAAGTTTGAAGGGAAGACCGGATCGCCAGAGAAACCACTATCAGATCTTGGGCTCCTCTCGTACCGTAGTTATTGGGCACAAACTATACTGGATATACTCACACACATCAAACCGGTCGGGGACAACGAAAAACCTATCATTACTATCAA TGAAATCTGCGAGCTGACCAGTATAAAGAAAGAGGACGTAATAAGTACACTCCAGAACTTAAACTTAATCAACTACTACAAGGGCCAGTACATTATATCCGTCAATGAG CAACATGAAAAAGCAATGGAAACAAGGACACTACGTATCGACCCCAAATGTTTGCATTGGACGCCAAAAGATTGGTCCAAACGTGCCAAATG
- the Tip60 gene encoding histone acetyltransferase Tip60 isoform X5, giving the protein MNDNDDELTTFCDSAASLVEGCRLPVRMQGGDDWPLAEIISIKEIRGQRGYYVHYVDFNKRLDEWVGESWLDTRKVQFPRRDGVATGGTTTPKKTHIGSGGGVMPNFISVIAGEPRQLVSRPASPTLGNDSSSLVNGGAVLAAALQKKINRKRKAPSIDNNEEPKQNSKTFQSEPVPSVETEGSETTASGTATPTTRPRQSGSMVAHGHDDLVTRMKNIEMIELGRNRIRPWYFAPYPQEMVNLPCIYICEFCLKYRKSKKCLERHLIKCKLKHPPGNEIYRKGSISFFEIDGRKNKCYAQNLCLLAKLFLDHKTLYYDTDPFLFYVMTEFDARGFHIVGYFSKEKESTEDYNVACILTLPPYQRKGYGKLLIEFSYELSKFEGKTGSPEKPLSDLGLLSYRSYWAQTILDILTHIKPVGDNEKPIITINEICELTSIKKEDVISTLQNLNLINYYKGQYIISVNEETLQQHEKAMETRTLRIDPKCLHWTPKDWSKRAKCV; this is encoded by the exons ATGAACGACAACGATGATGAACTCACCACATTTTGTGATTCAGCG GCATCTCTTGTGGAAGGATGCCGTTTACCAGTTCGAATGCAAGGTGGAGATGACTGGCCACTAGCTGAGATTATAAGTATTAAGGAAATACGTGGACAGAGGGGCTATTATGTGCATTATGTTGACT TCAACAAACGTTTGGACGAGTGGGTTGGAGAATCATGGCTGGACACAAGAAAAGTTCAGTTCCCTCGGAGAGATGGCGTTGCGACCGGAGGTACCACTACACCTAAGAAGACTCATATCGGATCAGGAGGTGGCGTCATGCCTAATTTTATTA GTGTTATAGCCGGTGAGCCGCGACAACTGGTCTCTCGACCGGCTAGTCCGACCCTCGGGAACGATTCGTCGTCCCTCGTCAATGGCGGCGCCGTATTAGCGGCCGCgctacaaaagaaaattaacagGAAACGGAAAGCACCGTCTATTGATAATAATGAG GAACCTAAACAAAATTCAAAGACATTTCAATCGGAGCCCGTGCCGTCTGTGGAGACGGAAGGTAGTGAGACGACCGCCAGTGGTACGGCCACGCCCACGACGCGACCGCGACAGTCTGGCAGTATGGTGGCACATGGACACGATGACCTGGTCACACGGATGAAGAATATTGAAATGATTGAACTAGGCCGGAATAGGATAAGGCCGTGGTACTTCGCGCCCTACCCACAG GAAATGGTGAATCTACCCTGTATTTACATTTGCGAATTCTGTTTGAAatatagaaaaagtaaaaagtgcCTAGAAAGACATCTg ATAAAATGCAAGCTAAAACACCCTCCCGGCAACGAGATCTATCGCAAAGGCAGCATATCGTTCTTCGAGATCGACGGTCGGAAGAACAAGTGTTACGCTCAGAACCTGTGCCTGCTCGCCAAGCTGTTCCTCGACCACAAGACACTGTACTACGACACGGACCCCTTCTTGTTTTATGTTATGACTGAATTTGACGCCAGAG GATTTCATATAGTAGGATACTTTTCAAAAGAGAAAGAGAGCACAGAAGATTACAACGTAGCTTGTATATTGACACTGCCCCCATATCAACGAAAAGGTTATGGAAAACTTCTCATAGAATTTA gttaCGAATTGTCAAAGTTTGAAGGGAAGACCGGATCGCCAGAGAAACCACTATCAGATCTTGGGCTCCTCTCGTACCGTAGTTATTGGGCACAAACTATACTGGATATACTCACACACATCAAACCGGTCGGGGACAACGAAAAACCTATCATTACTATCAA TGAAATCTGCGAGCTGACCAGTATAAAGAAAGAGGACGTAATAAGTACACTCCAGAACTTAAACTTAATCAACTACTACAAGGGCCAGTACATTATATCCGTCAATGAG GAAACGTTACAGCAACATGAAAAAGCAATGGAAACAAGGACACTACGTATCGACCCCAAATGTTTGCATTGGACGCCAAAAGATTGGTCCAAACGTGCCAAATG CGTTTGA
- the LOC142977011 gene encoding putative alpha-ketoglutarate-dependent hypophosphite dioxygenase, whose translation MVRLTEEQKQFYKDNGYILLKNLISEEELSRVIDKYDKLFKRKNQDTMENSWVGDNKNNRKTDNPRTVKGVHNLQHHHAVFGKLLYNDNILDALEDVMETENIMLHHTKAHFKPPEKGAAYPMHQDYPYFPYEKDSMVAVFIHLDAANPENGGLFVYPGSHKLGPLEDIGAKESNFHYVDQKRFPLEKATPVIADRGDIVIFSYLLVHGSSVNNSDRPRRMFLAQFHAADDKPIGDQRQQPGYGWMLRGANFEKDAAISKQYE comes from the exons ATGGTGCGCCTAACGGAAGAACAGAAACAGTTCTATAAAGACAATGGATACATTTTGTTAAAGAATTTGATCTCTGAAGAAGAATTATCCAGAGTCATTGACAAGTATGACAAGCTTTTCAAAAGAAAGAACCAGGATACAATGGAGAATTCTTGGGTCGGTGATAACAAGAATAATCGGAAAACGGATAATCCTCGCACA GTCAAAGGAGTCCACAATCTACAACACCATCATGCAGTATTCGGCAAGCTTCTCTACAATGACAACATATTAGATGCCCTGGAAGATGTGATGGAAACCGAGAACATAATGCTGCATCACACGAAAGCTCACTTCAAACCTCCAGAGAAGGGGGCTGCTTATCCTATGCACCAG GATTACCCGTATTTCCCGTATGAAAAGGACTCAATGGTAGCAGTATTCATACATTTAGACGCTGCAAACCCGGAGAATGGTGGTTTATTTGTCTACCCGGGCTCTCACAAACTTGGCCCACTTGAAGATATTGGCGCCAAAGAAAGCAACTTCCATTATGTCGACCAG AAAAGGTTTCCTCTTGAAAAAGCGACACCGGTGATTGCTGATCGTGGAGACATTGTTATATTTTCGTACCTCCTCGTGCATGGCAGCTCTGTTAATAATTCCGACCGACCAAGGCGCATGTTCCTTGCTCAATTCCATGCAGCTGACGATAAGCCTATTGGAGACCAACGCCAACAGCCAGGCTATGGATGGATGCTTAGAGGAGCCAACTTTGAAAAAGATGCCGCAATTTCAAAgcaatatgaataa